The Staphylococcus carnosus genome has a segment encoding these proteins:
- the rpsO gene encoding 30S ribosomal protein S15, whose protein sequence is MAISQERKDEIIKEYRVHETDTGSPEVQIAVLTAEINALNEHLRTHKKDHHSRRGLLKMVGRRRHLLNYLRKKDIQRYRELIKSLGIRR, encoded by the coding sequence ATGGCAATTTCACAAGAACGTAAAGACGAAATCATTAAAGAATACCGTGTGCACGAAACTGATACTGGTTCACCAGAAGTACAAATCGCTGTATTAACTGCTGAAATCAATGCGTTAAACGAACACTTACGTACACACAAAAAAGACCACCATTCACGTCGTGGCTTATTAAAAATGGTAGGTCGTCGTAGACATTTGTTAAACTACTTACGTAAAAAAGATATTCAACGTTACCGTGAATTAATCAAATCATTAGGTATCCGTCGTTAA
- a CDS encoding bifunctional riboflavin kinase/FAD synthetase, which yields MKVIEITHPIQPEQYIKEDVAMALGFFDGLHKGHAQVFHALNEIAEKKNLKKAVMTFDPHPSVVLNPKQKRTDYLTPLSDKIEILEAYDIDYVIIVNFTSKFADCSIEEFVEQYLVENHVKEVIAGFDFTFGKHGKGNMSVLKELKEHFNTTVVSKQEMYSEKISTTEIRRALKEGNLKKANEELGYRYRIKGTVVQGEKRGRTIGFPTANIEPSDDYVLPKKGVYAVSLAIGAEQRIYRGVCNVGVKPTFHDPKKSHVVIEVNIFDFDEDIYGERVVVFWHHYLRPEIKFDGIDPLVEQMNKDKEQAKYLLSVDFGDEVSYNI from the coding sequence ATGAAAGTGATAGAAATTACACATCCAATTCAACCAGAGCAATATATTAAAGAAGACGTTGCGATGGCATTAGGCTTCTTTGATGGATTGCATAAAGGACATGCGCAAGTTTTTCATGCGCTGAATGAAATCGCTGAAAAGAAAAACTTGAAAAAAGCAGTGATGACATTTGATCCTCATCCATCAGTGGTATTGAATCCAAAACAAAAAAGAACAGATTATCTGACACCTTTATCAGATAAAATAGAGATTCTTGAAGCCTATGATATTGATTATGTTATCATTGTGAACTTTACTTCTAAATTTGCAGATTGTTCGATTGAAGAGTTTGTAGAACAATATCTTGTAGAGAATCATGTTAAAGAAGTGATTGCAGGCTTTGATTTTACGTTTGGAAAACATGGGAAAGGCAATATGTCAGTGTTAAAAGAGTTGAAAGAACATTTTAATACGACAGTGGTAAGCAAACAGGAAATGTATTCAGAAAAAATTTCAACAACTGAAATTCGTCGTGCATTAAAAGAAGGTAATTTGAAAAAAGCTAATGAAGAATTAGGGTATCGCTATCGTATTAAAGGTACCGTTGTTCAAGGAGAGAAACGTGGTCGCACCATCGGATTCCCTACAGCAAATATTGAACCGAGTGATGATTACGTACTTCCGAAAAAAGGCGTTTATGCTGTCAGCTTAGCGATTGGTGCAGAACAACGTATTTACCGCGGTGTTTGTAATGTAGGTGTGAAACCGACATTCCATGATCCAAAAAAATCTCATGTAGTTATTGAAGTGAATATTTTTGATTTTGATGAAGATATTTATGGAGAACGTGTTGTTGTTTTCTGGCATCATTATTTACGCCCTGAAATTAAATTTGATGGTATCGATCCGCTTGTCGAACAAATGAACAAAGATAAAGAACAAGCAAAATATTTATTATCTGTTGATTTCGGTGATGAAGTATCATATAATATTTAG
- the truB gene encoding tRNA pseudouridine(55) synthase TruB has product MEGILPVFKERGLTSHDVVFKLRKILHTKKVGHTGTLDPEVDGVLPVCIGNATKVSDYIMDMGKAYEAEVTIGYSTTTEDQTGEVLERRNVEPDQLSTQEIDAAIQSFKGEIEQIPPMYSSVKVNGRKLYEYARNNETVERPKRKVMIYEIERTSEPEFHDGVCSFNILIRCGKGTYIRTLATDIGNVLNYPAHMSLLTRIESGGFQIKDTLKLDEVDHLFKQESLQEHLFPIEYGLKGLPHIRISNPEMKKRILNGQKFYKNDFTEAIEGVTVLVDSDTEKALALYIPHSEKPNEIKPKKVFN; this is encoded by the coding sequence ATGGAGGGTATTTTACCTGTTTTTAAAGAGCGTGGACTTACAAGCCACGATGTAGTCTTTAAACTACGTAAAATCTTACATACTAAAAAAGTAGGCCATACAGGGACATTGGATCCAGAAGTAGATGGTGTATTACCTGTATGTATCGGGAATGCTACTAAAGTAAGTGATTATATTATGGATATGGGAAAAGCCTATGAGGCTGAGGTCACGATTGGTTACAGTACAACAACTGAAGATCAAACTGGTGAAGTATTAGAAAGACGTAATGTAGAACCAGATCAATTATCAACACAAGAAATAGATGCAGCAATTCAATCATTTAAAGGTGAAATTGAACAGATTCCGCCTATGTATTCATCAGTAAAAGTAAATGGACGAAAATTATATGAATATGCACGTAATAACGAGACGGTTGAAAGACCGAAACGAAAAGTGATGATTTATGAAATTGAGCGAACATCAGAGCCTGAATTCCACGATGGTGTTTGCAGTTTTAACATCTTGATTCGATGTGGCAAAGGTACCTATATTCGTACACTAGCTACAGATATTGGAAATGTTTTAAATTATCCAGCACATATGTCTTTACTTACTCGAATAGAGAGCGGCGGTTTCCAAATTAAAGATACTTTGAAATTAGATGAGGTTGATCATCTTTTTAAGCAAGAATCATTACAGGAACACTTATTTCCTATAGAATATGGATTGAAGGGATTACCTCATATTCGTATTAGTAATCCAGAGATGAAAAAACGTATTTTAAATGGGCAGAAGTTTTATAAAAATGATTTTACAGAAGCGATTGAAGGTGTGACGGTATTAGTTGATAGTGATACAGAAAAAGCATTAGCACTTTATATACCGCATTCTGAAAAACCAAATGAAATCAAGCCGAAGAAAGTTTTTAATTAA
- the rbfA gene encoding 30S ribosome-binding factor RbfA, whose product MSKMRAERVGEQMKKELMDIINNKVKDPRIGFITITDVQVTNDLSLAKVYLTVLGNEKEVDDTFKALEKAKGFIKSELGSRMRLRIVPELQFEYDHSIEYGNKIEKMIQDLHKKD is encoded by the coding sequence ATGAGTAAAATGAGAGCAGAACGCGTTGGTGAACAAATGAAAAAAGAATTGATGGACATCATCAATAACAAAGTTAAAGATCCAAGAATCGGATTTATTACTATTACAGATGTCCAAGTCACTAACGATTTATCATTGGCTAAAGTTTATTTAACAGTATTAGGTAATGAGAAAGAAGTCGATGACACATTTAAAGCATTAGAAAAAGCCAAAGGATTTATTAAATCTGAATTAGGTTCAAGAATGCGTTTAAGAATCGTTCCAGAATTACAATTTGAATATGATCATTCAATTGAATACGGAAATAAAATTGAAAAAATGATTCAAGACTTGCACAAAAAGGACTAA
- a CDS encoding MFS transporter, whose protein sequence is MNWLMKKLGLKDSKQLTGYLLVVTAGQIIYSGFEAFKGTFYNQLLQVLNVNNAELGVIFSLIGLSMFFYIPGGWINNRFSIRSLLITGMAIRFITMCIVIFLHPSFMFLKIIAVIWGLVEAFFWPAVLNGVVFYTDREQRAESREHRGLGFGLLESIRCGQEVIMNLILVAIMAAVGSIAVLKGGMLVYNLLLIPLIILIWKYVPKNGIAADENHDAETGYKSAKALKGLLYVLIQPKVWLAAITAMSVYWSYIILIYTVPYLQSVYHLTTAQTAFFGVINTGLIGVLAGVIAGTISDFVFKSSAKMIGAGLIASAAILVIVVFFPVGTTFSIVLLVTLSLTTFLSKSVLLAPISELKIPEDYSGAAMSVGSFLAYAPVFWVYRLNGSLLDSFKGHEILAYQTIFKIGIVVSLCGALSALILTFLMKQSRKKEVSN, encoded by the coding sequence ATGAATTGGCTGATGAAGAAATTAGGATTAAAAGATTCTAAACAGTTAACAGGGTATTTATTGGTCGTGACAGCAGGACAAATTATTTATTCAGGTTTCGAAGCATTTAAAGGTACTTTTTATAATCAATTATTGCAAGTATTAAATGTAAATAATGCAGAACTTGGTGTGATTTTCAGTTTGATTGGATTGTCGATGTTTTTCTATATACCTGGAGGATGGATCAATAATAGATTTTCAATTCGTTCATTATTAATTACAGGTATGGCGATACGTTTTATCACAATGTGTATTGTTATTTTTTTACATCCAAGTTTCATGTTTTTAAAAATTATTGCTGTCATTTGGGGGCTTGTAGAAGCCTTTTTCTGGCCAGCAGTGTTAAATGGGGTTGTATTCTATACTGACAGAGAGCAGAGAGCAGAGAGCAGAGAGCATAGAGGATTAGGATTCGGCTTATTGGAATCGATTCGTTGTGGACAAGAAGTTATTATGAATTTAATTCTCGTAGCTATTATGGCCGCAGTAGGTAGTATTGCAGTATTAAAAGGTGGCATGTTAGTTTATAACTTGCTACTCATTCCATTAATTATTTTAATTTGGAAATATGTCCCTAAAAACGGGATTGCAGCAGATGAAAATCATGATGCAGAAACAGGCTATAAATCTGCAAAAGCTTTAAAAGGTTTGCTATACGTATTGATTCAGCCTAAAGTTTGGCTTGCTGCTATAACTGCAATGTCAGTTTATTGGAGCTATATCATTTTGATTTACACAGTTCCTTATTTACAAAGTGTATATCATTTAACAACAGCGCAAACAGCTTTCTTCGGTGTAATCAATACAGGTTTAATCGGAGTATTAGCAGGGGTAATTGCAGGTACTATCTCAGATTTTGTCTTCAAATCGTCAGCAAAAATGATTGGTGCGGGTTTGATTGCATCTGCTGCAATTCTTGTTATTGTTGTATTCTTTCCAGTTGGAACTACATTCAGCATTGTATTGTTAGTTACACTTTCCCTTACTACATTTCTATCAAAAAGTGTCTTGCTCGCTCCGATTTCAGAATTGAAAATACCCGAAGATTATTCAGGCGCAGCGATGAGTGTTGGTTCATTTTTAGCATATGCTCCTGTGTTTTGGGTGTATCGATTAAATGGAAGTTTATTAGATTCATTTAAAGGACATGAAATTCTTGCTTATCAAACTATTTTCAAAATTGGAATTGTCGTTTCGTTATGCGGTGCACTTTCAGCATTGATTTTAACATTTTTAATGAAACAATCACGCAAAAAAGAAGTATCAAATTGA
- a CDS encoding glycerophosphodiester phosphodiesterase family protein has translation MKKIYGHRGVPSLAPENTIASYETAAKIPGLKWIEIDVAITEDEQLIIIHDDYLDRTTSISGEISDTSYEIIKNASAGYWFDKKFSEEKVLTFSEFIDVANELKLNVNIELKGTTGKNGPKLFKSYVHQLTKLMDRFDSNIEILFSSFNIPLLKTIQEVMPEYPRAVLYEKCAFYEDWRTVLDFCDTKILHLEEIGLTENLVKIIKSEGYTLNVYTVNEKDRANQLFRWGVDGIFTDVAQHLVHLQN, from the coding sequence ATGAAAAAAATATATGGACACAGAGGCGTGCCGAGTTTAGCGCCAGAGAACACCATAGCATCTTATGAAACTGCTGCAAAAATTCCTGGTTTAAAATGGATTGAAATAGACGTTGCAATTACAGAAGATGAACAATTAATTATAATACATGATGATTATTTGGACAGGACAACTTCGATTTCAGGTGAAATAAGTGATACTTCATATGAGATTATTAAAAATGCAAGTGCTGGTTATTGGTTTGATAAAAAATTTAGTGAAGAAAAAGTGTTAACTTTTTCTGAATTTATTGATGTCGCTAATGAATTAAAATTGAATGTAAATATAGAACTTAAAGGTACAACAGGTAAAAATGGACCGAAGTTATTTAAATCTTATGTTCACCAACTAACAAAATTAATGGACCGATTTGATTCGAATATTGAAATTTTATTTTCAAGTTTCAATATCCCGTTACTAAAGACAATTCAGGAAGTAATGCCTGAATATCCGAGAGCTGTACTTTATGAAAAATGTGCATTTTATGAAGATTGGCGCACTGTTTTGGATTTTTGTGACACTAAAATTTTACATTTAGAAGAAATTGGTTTAACAGAAAACTTAGTGAAAATTATTAAAAGCGAAGGTTATACTTTAAATGTATATACAGTAAATGAAAAAGATAGAGCGAATCAATTATTTAGATGGGGTGTAGACGGTATCTTTACTGATGTGGCTCAACATTTAGTTCATTTACAAAATTAA
- a CDS encoding VOC family protein, translating into MLTNIWFNLGCDDLDKSMKFYKDIGFTIIQQPEQEGEMFGFKAQTGSPVMVVPRERFNQYVGKEASGNDVLISLSVKTEEEADELAKKVEAAGGIIKDAPKVRNNFYGFSFQDIDGHYFNIIVMA; encoded by the coding sequence ATGTTGACGAATATTTGGTTTAATTTAGGTTGTGATGATTTAGATAAAAGCATGAAGTTTTATAAAGACATCGGTTTTACGATTATCCAACAACCAGAACAAGAAGGAGAAATGTTTGGATTTAAAGCTCAAACAGGCTCACCTGTTATGGTTGTGCCAAGAGAACGTTTTAATCAATATGTTGGAAAAGAAGCTTCTGGTAACGATGTATTAATTTCATTGTCGGTAAAAACAGAAGAAGAAGCGGATGAGTTAGCTAAGAAAGTAGAAGCAGCTGGCGGTATTATAAAAGACGCACCCAAAGTAAGAAACAATTTCTATGGTTTTTCATTCCAAGACATTGATGGCCATTATTTCAATATTATTGTAATGGCTTAA
- a CDS encoding exotoxin beta-grasp domain-containing protein, producing the protein MKKTAIIKASLASLVIGTGLFASTAQASEISLVRHTLGLDQQSKQTQQNTNVYKTDREDKNVLLGYYTQPSTELTNLIGYTKDNDKLEFVPKGGVGETLVTVSPNTFSKYNADNKGNPGLDVFVVRENTSDRSASILSKGGVTKTNKNQYKDTLKTPIINVKSTENGLTKDESLKGINFNKEEVSLKEVDFKLRKALIEQKGLYKGQYSDGKIIVHLNDGEHNTFELHKKLQDNRMSDVINSTDIKYIEVSLTK; encoded by the coding sequence ATGAAAAAGACAGCAATCATTAAAGCAAGCTTAGCTTCACTAGTTATAGGTACTGGTTTATTTGCAAGTACTGCACAAGCTTCAGAAATTTCATTAGTACGTCACACATTAGGGCTAGATCAACAATCAAAACAAACACAACAAAATACAAATGTTTATAAAACTGATAGAGAAGACAAAAATGTATTATTAGGGTATTACACTCAACCATCCACAGAGTTAACAAATTTAATTGGCTATACAAAGGATAATGATAAATTGGAATTTGTTCCTAAAGGAGGAGTAGGTGAAACGTTAGTTACTGTATCACCAAATACTTTCTCTAAGTACAATGCAGATAATAAAGGTAATCCTGGTTTAGATGTTTTCGTAGTAAGAGAAAATACTTCTGATCGTAGCGCCTCAATTTTATCTAAAGGTGGAGTAACTAAAACAAATAAAAATCAATATAAAGACACTTTAAAAACGCCAATTATAAATGTGAAATCAACTGAAAATGGACTAACAAAAGACGAGTCATTAAAGGGCATTAATTTTAATAAAGAGGAAGTATCTTTAAAAGAAGTAGACTTTAAACTCCGTAAAGCACTTATTGAACAAAAAGGGCTATATAAAGGTCAATATAGTGATGGAAAAATAATAGTTCATTTAAACGATGGCGAACACAATACTTTTGAACTTCATAAAAAGCTTCAAGACAATCGTATGAGCGATGTTATCAATTCAACTGATATCAAATACATTGAAGTATCATTAACTAAATAA